GAGCGCGCAGACGAGTCTGTCGGTCGTTGTCGTCGAGGAAATCCGCGATGTTGTAGCATCGCGGTGTCGGGCGCGTGAGCGCCTTCAGGAACCAGTGAGTTCCAATGTCAAGTAAGAACGTCTCCAGTGAAGTAGTTTCGGTCGATGAACAGGCTTTCGAGAAACACGATGACGTCGAGGTCGACGAGGATGGGTTCGAGGTCGTCGACGAGACCCCGGAGTTCCGGGCGACGGTCGACATGGAAGTACAGGCGAAAGTCGATTCCAACCATCCGGACGCGCGGGTCGAGGAAGGCCCGGATCACCTGTTCGGGAAGACCCTCGAACAGGAAGAGCGCATCGAGGCCCGGGAGGCCGAGCTGGAGCACATCAGTGCCCAGGCGGAACTCAGTCAGCAGGAGGGACGCGCAAAGCGGACGCGGGAGGTCGTCGTCGCGCAGTGTGGCCGGGACGAACCCGAACCGGTGGAGCGCACGGATCCCCGAGAGAAGCTGACGCAGGAGGAACTCGCGGCGGTGAACAAGCAGGCGATGCGGATCAGCGACGAAGTGCAGGGCGGCTGGTCGAGAGCAGTCGTCGCGAAGCAGCTGGCCGAGAAGGTGCAGCGCGGCCAGGACGTGACGAAGGCGGTGCTGGAGACGTTGGAGGAGCAGAAGGCGGTCCCCGGTGCAATCGTGCCCATCGCGGATGTGCCGGACGTCCCGGTCGGTGAGGTGACGGTCGAAGGAACGATCGAGACCCTCTGGGAGCCTTCCTCAACGAGCATCCAGCAAGTCGGGCTGATAGCGGATGATAGCGGGAAAATCAAGTTCACCTGCTGGGAGAAATCCGGGCAGACAGTGGTGCGTGAAGGTCAGACAGTGCGGTTCCGGGCAGCAGCCAAGAACTGGTACGAAGGTCGGTGCTCAATCGCGCTGACCGGGTGGTCCCGGATCGAGTTCCCAGAGCGCGGTCGGTGGTGGGAAGAATAGGCAGTCGACCTACCCCCTTTTTTGCTGTGTGCCGGACCGACCCAGACCCCACCGCCCCACCCTCCGCTCCGTGCTCGCTTCGCTGCGCGCGCAGCCACGACCTCACGCACCGGTCCAACAGTGATCATGCAAGCCGAGGGAGCGGATGTGCGATCCGAGGAAGTTTATCGGCCCCCAGAGGGGGGTGGACGCGTGAGTGCTCCGGTGAGACCTTCCAGAGAGTGTCGGTCAGTCCCTATGGGTTTTAACCCACATCATCCCCATCGTTGACAGGGACGTTTCGTGCCGATTCCCCTTTTCGTCACGGTCTACGTACCCGCGCTCATCGAGATTTGACGCATTGTACTGAACGCGGCTGCGAAACGAGTCATTGTACTCCTCACCGAGGTCGGCCGCCAACTGCTCTGCAAGCTGTGATGTGGACTCCATCGCCCCTTCTCGGTACAGGAATTCCAAGATAGATTCTTCAAAATCCTGCAGCTCGCGCGCAGGTGATGCCGGGAACTCAACGTACATGTCGCCGTCATCGATCTCACGAACACCCTCTGTTACGCCCACACGGTCAATCTTTTCGCGGATCTCCTTGAGCTCGTGGAGACGTTCCGGCATCCGGATGTCCTCCAGTTTCTCCAAGAACTCGATCTGGTTATCGATCGCCTCGATCATGTCCAAGACAAGGTATTCATCCGGTGCGGCGTAGTACGTATGAACCTGGTCGCGGTATTTTGGGTCTTTCTCGGCAATGATCGAGTCGGCCGCAGTGGCGAACGCGAACGCCACTGTCCGGGGCATCGAAGAGATGTTCACGTACACTTCGTTTCCCTTCTGCAGCTCCGTCCAGAGGTAGTCGTAGGCGAGTGGGTACAGGTTTTCGTAACTGTACAGCTGCTCGTACTCGATTTGCTCATGGTCGACGTCGACATCGATGAGTTCGAACGATTCCTCCAGTCGTTGCACCATATTCCCGGCAAGGTCTCCAGCCCGGCTGTCAACGTCCTCAGTATCCGTGTCTATCAGGACAACGCGGTCCGCAGGTAGGTCGCCTTTTGAGATTGGGTAGATAAGCCGGTGAAAGTCAAACCCGACCGGGATGAAATGAAGGCGGTCAGTCATCAGTCTCCACTCTCGGAGTGTTCACAAAAAATGCTTCGTAGTTCCATGGCCTCGGTTT
This genomic window from Haloplanus vescus contains:
- a CDS encoding DNA-binding protein; amino-acid sequence: MSSKNVSSEVVSVDEQAFEKHDDVEVDEDGFEVVDETPEFRATVDMEVQAKVDSNHPDARVEEGPDHLFGKTLEQEERIEAREAELEHISAQAELSQQEGRAKRTREVVVAQCGRDEPEPVERTDPREKLTQEELAAVNKQAMRISDEVQGGWSRAVVAKQLAEKVQRGQDVTKAVLETLEEQKAVPGAIVPIADVPDVPVGEVTVEGTIETLWEPSSTSIQQVGLIADDSGKIKFTCWEKSGQTVVREGQTVRFRAAAKNWYEGRCSIALTGWSRIEFPERGRWWEE
- a CDS encoding HFX_2341 family transcriptional regulator domain-containing protein, yielding MTDRLHFIPVGFDFHRLIYPISKGDLPADRVVLIDTDTEDVDSRAGDLAGNMVQRLEESFELIDVDVDHEQIEYEQLYSYENLYPLAYDYLWTELQKGNEVYVNISSMPRTVAFAFATAADSIIAEKDPKYRDQVHTYYAAPDEYLVLDMIEAIDNQIEFLEKLEDIRMPERLHELKEIREKIDRVGVTEGVREIDDGDMYVEFPASPARELQDFEESILEFLYREGAMESTSQLAEQLAADLGEEYNDSFRSRVQYNASNLDERGYVDRDEKGNRHETSLSTMGMMWVKTHRD